A stretch of DNA from Oryza brachyantha chromosome 4, ObraRS2, whole genome shotgun sequence:
TTCCTCCCCTTGccgccctgctgctgctggtactccggcgccggcgaaggcgaGCCGACGCCCACCGGGTGGATCCTGTGGTAATTTGCCATTGGCAATCTCCTCTCCTCGATCGAGCTGCTTGCTTTCTTGCTTTGCAGCAATGGGAGAGGAGAACGACGAAATGGCAGCGTTGATTTGGTGAAAAGTTATGGATGTCCAATTACACAGTGCAATTTATACGGATGATTCGTGACACGTTTCGTTGGTTTGGTTGGGCTTCTAGACGAGATGGACTGATTAGTTTTTCAGGTGCAGCTCTTGACTTGGCTGCCATTTGCGGCCGCATGCGTAATTGACTTCgggactattttttttctttcttcaaatTAACCACTCATCCGATTTTTCTTAACGGGCAccgttgattttggatttatatttaacattttatcttatttaaaacttttccaaatatataacattataatcatacttaaaattacttaagtaataaattaaatcataaaaaatcaatcaataatattttttaacaagacgaataattaaacgtatatttaaaagtcaactatatcgatttaaagaaaaaatcagaGAGAGTAGATCACACGAACCCGTGCTAATTCGGGCAGGAATGGTCGTGTCACTTTCctgggtttttatttttcttcgttAAGATTTCGTTTTTCTTCGCTAGGATTTTGACGGCTCTCTGTAATACGCGTTGCatttaatcaattaatcaattacAGTAACACCTGGATTAGTTACAGATTAATTATCGTCATGTGATCGATCAGGCTATCGTCGTGTTGCATTTCGATACGAATTAAGCGTTTGAGAAAGCTTAGAAAAGTATGAGCTGCGCCCGTGTGTTACCACGCACGCTGAATCTTATGTCACGATCCGTACACCGTGTTGAATGGTTGTAAGTTGTAAAAGGAACGGAGTTACCCACGAGATCTCCGTGAACTTGAGAATCatcaaccccccccccctcttcTTCGTGTCTCTTCATGcttataaaagtaaaaatttttatttttaatcttaattttaaagttgattttaagattttttttaccaaagtttattctTTAGTTTTAGCttctagatcactaagaatatatatatatatatatatatatatatatatatatatatatatatatgtttcatttacaaataatttttagtttgcaaatatgctgtttaaatttttccatgaaaaagaaatcaaactaTCACCCATGTCATGCGTACTTGGCGATCATAATTACCGACGAGATCACAGTGAAAAACTCTTGAACATAGCGGGGTAATTATTAGAGTTTTTTCGAAAAGAAAAGgtcaaattaaataaacaaaaaataatttataataaattttatatgcgtatttttaaccattaaaaactaaaaactaaaaaaaacttaaaattaaatataatctaaagttaaaattttaaattttggcttataagcctaAGCGAAAGCCGACGAGCACACGATCGAATACCATAATGACATCATGTCGTGCGTAGCTGCCGTCGAACACGAACCTTCAGGGGTATAGTAGTGCAGGTTCACAGGAGGAAAAGAGTTTGAATAATTGCGTGGAAGACACCTCGCTAATCTGAATGTAGGGTAAATAAGCACGCTGCAGCTGACCGACTGGCTGGCTGCTTGTGTTGAACATTCAGAGGTAGGTTACTGCATCAATTGGGAATCTTTCAGGCATGACGTGATCAAGCAGTTGCCGACGGTCCTTCCCTATTTCGCATTTACACGACAAGCCCAACTAACTCCGTGTTTAACAAAACTCAAATAGAATATCAACGTGTGCACATTTAGGGTATAAAAATCAGATTGGTGTGACGCGCTTACAACCTAACGTGGGTAACTGATGAACCTCTcccaaaaaataagtaaataaatctCGTGGTTTCTGggtggaatctaaaatttgttttttcattcgtgccGGAAAACCCTTTTCGACATCTGATTAAACGTGATCTTTTTACCAAAAGTTTTTACCAACTAAACACAGCCTTAAATGCTTTAGAACTAACAAGAACatattttatacaaaaatatatattaaagtgCCTTGAAACAATGATAGTTTTATATACaccatgaatatattttatgcaaAATCATTTGGTCAAAGTATAACCTCAGAGACTTTTGAaattaaaacatgttttatgaaaatcaagttgacatattttttttcctagataAGCCACATACTTGGGGAACTCGAAACTTTGAAGTGACTGGAGCCGTATGTCCTAATCCAGGTTTTCCAACCCCACAAAcacagaaagaaaagaaaacgataaaaaaaaagtttccttTTTGCATCTACCAAATTTCGTAAAATTGAATTAGGGCTTCATCATTTGCTGGTATTAACATGAATCGTTGATTGAAATATTGTGGTCGCATGTACGACGAAGCACGGTAGAAGACGACCGAATACATATAGTGCATCACAATGGCAGTGAATTCTAAACTTTGAgtaccatgcatatatatatatatatatataaacttatagaagataaatttgaacttgcagGTTTACGACTACGTTCTTTTAGTGATAAAAGATGAAAGCTtatctatttaatagtataacaatgaaattaactattataaagttaaaaattactCTATAAAGGTGAGATGTAAACTTCtgcatagaatttttttttaataaaaatacattgttcaacagtttgaaaaacatgtatataaaaactgaggaaaaaaatctatattgtTTGTCACCAAACTAACACAGCCATAAATGTAGTGATTTATTACATTTGCTCAATGTAAGGTGTTTTAGATTTTTACCCTAAATCAAATGTATGTAACTTTAATCAAtcttataaaaacaattaacatCTACAGTATCAAATGAAAACAccatcaaaacattttatgtTGGATGTTAATGACACTAAGGGTGAGTTCGATACTGctgtatttttctataaaattagtccaatttttatttagaacaaaactaaaaaccTTATGTGTTAATAAGAAATACATCCCACTCGAGAGTTTAAAAGAACTTCACCATGGTCATCAGCTATTAGCACTTTGGAAGCCCAGGCAGAAAGAGGGTGAATTGAAggcgaaatttattttctataaatttggttTGACTTTTATTTAGAACAAAACTAAATCACCTTACATTCTGAAACAGCGGGAGTGTTAACAGAGAAGAAATGACTAGGCATCCCACTAGAGAGTTTAAAAGTGCTTTGCCATGGATCGTCCATTAGCACTTTAGCAGCCAGGCAGAAAAAAGGTGtgaattaaaaagaaaagtgtTGGCTGGTGACATCTCAGTCTCACTCACTATCCTGGGGCCTCAGTCAGAAACCAGCTAATGATCAGTTGATTTTTAAGAGATTTTTTGCTGTCttgaaaaaatacctcgagttaccatattttataatgtaaaagtCTAAATACCTTaagttatcaaaattttacattaaaattaatttttagtaattcaagatacttttcaagTAAGATAAAAAAGCCCGATTTTCAATGGGTGCCTATTAGTACTGCACATAGGATAGAGTATAAAAGTGAGTCAAATTACTCGTTGTAGCTTTGAACAAGAATAACAGTACAACACAAATTCATTTTTGCACAATCTGCACTTTACATTTCAGCACAAAATTCTAACTGTAAATATCAACATTTCTACCAACAGAATGAATTTACATGTATCGTATATTGCTGAAGAGATCATCTCGATCTCAACCTCGATCTCCATCTCCTGGTATCAGGAGGCCTCAGGAGCTGTACAGGAGCAGCTGGGATCCGTAGCCACCACTCCCTCAATCTCCTCACCAGCTTCTCGCTGCTCTTCTTCCTTACCGGCATATGCCTCGTGTATGCTTCCAGCAGGATCAGCAGAAGTATGCTTCTCAGGGGCAGGTACGCGAATATCGCAGACGCGACGAGCATTGCAGCTGCGACTTTATTCGTGCTCTGCTCAAGTGATCAGACAGCAGCAATTGCCACaaaatgtcatttttttaaaagttttagacATGGTGGTTAGAAAGGAGTAATTCATATCTGGTGACTGATAATGAGAAGCACCTGAGGGAATGCTGCAAGCATGAGGCACCGGAGcttgagaagaaaaatgtttCCAGCTTGCACGTGAGCCTCTAATTGCGAGATGGCTTGTTGCAGCGCCAGGAGCTGTTCGACAGTTCGTCTCCGAGGAGGAGTTGTGACTTCAAATGCTCCTATCATCTGCCCGTTCCCGATATGCCTTTGCCATAGCATAAAGAAGGCAGAGCTGAGCAGAAAGCCAGGAAACAAGTACCAGATCCAGCCTCTGCAGGGTTCGGTGTGGGTTAGGTATAAACAATTACTCAGTGAAACtaagttttggagaaactGGTAGGATTATTTCGGTTCGTTCTaccaaaagaaagagaagttTTTCAGATATTACCTGTACACTGTGAAGAGTAAACAGAATAAGAAGACGTATGATTTAAGTGGATCTTCCCACTCGGCCAAAAATAGAATCCTTTTGCCTATTTCAATCAATGGAAACAGCAGTTCCTGCATATTAATAGTGAATTAACGAACATTAATAGGCTTAACAAAGGCTTGAATTGCGACATTCAAAGCAAGATCAGTCTTCAGTTAGCGAGCAGTCTGAAACTGTGAATGAAAATTCAGGCTTTGCAAGCTTGTACGGATGATCACTCGGAGCTTCAGCGGTTGCTCCAGAACTCAACTTTGAATTCATATCATAGCTTAGGTGATTATGGACTGCTCGAAAATGACATTTAGTACCTTCAACACAGCTACATTAGTGTCAATGTCTTCCACTTTAACCTGATCAAGCGTCGCACGCGCAGCCTCCACTCTGCCAGAGTAACCTACAGATCGCTCTAGAGCCATTTGCACTGAGCTTGTTCCTCCTGTCTGCACATCTCTGAAAGTAAGATCCCTTTCCTCTAGATTGTCGTCTTCTTTGAGGGTCAGCAAACCCATGGCCACCAAAGTATATGCAGAAAGTGGGAAAGGATCAGCAAGCGTCAATTCATCAAAGCTGCTTTGAGCAAAATCTTCATCTCCTCTGAACCTTGAGGAATGACGCTGCAGCTGGCCATACAATGCCTCCAGTATCTTGTCCCCCTTGGGCAGTTTCTCTGCCAAGTTGAAGGCAAGAGTCGTCTTGAAATGTGCAGGCAAAATGTGGAATCCCTCCTTCACCGTGCGGTATCGGAGAATTCCTAGTGTCGCAACAGAAAGCGCCTCGGCCTTATGTAGATTGATCAGCCTATACTTCCTAATGAACTTGTGAGCATGCAACACCTCTTTGATAATTGCAAACCAGTAGTCTCTACGAGTGTGGCCTTTGAACTGCGGAAATTCGAAAAACACCGGCTCTCTTCTGTCGAAAGTAAAATTGTATCAGCAATGCTTCAAAATGAACAGAAACTGAAACCTGTCATTCTACAGTAGTAAGTACTCACGTAGAGCTAGCTTTGTACATGACAGCTTTGTCAAAAAGCTGAGCACCCCATGGGCCAGTTGACTCACGTTTTATAGACTGCTTCAGGTCCCTTGATAGATCATACACCACAGCCTCGTTGTATGAGAAATCAACACTGACTGGCTCAAAGTACAGCGCATGGGTCGTCAGTGTGAGCCTCCCTGTAAAATACGCACCTTATACACCTTAAGGCCATAGTGAAGAAAATAATTCACCAATACCGATCAAAATTACCATAAGGAAGGTTATTAACCAGGCCAAATGGACGTCCCAATGTGCTGAAGAATCGGCTTGGTTGTCGCGGCGCCGTAGATATCGAGGATTACTTCTCCATCAGAAAGTTGAAGTGCTGGAGCTTTGTGTCCACCTGATATACGTTGTGCAAATCTGAGCACCCTAACATCAGAGATGCCACAGTAAGCCAATCATGCTGTGAAAGTAACTAAGCACCTATATGTTCAGTAATGATCGTAGTGAAGATTTCAGTGAAcaacaataaatacaaatgAGGAGAAGACATGAGATTCATTAATGATCATAGTGAAGATCTCAGAGAAAGAACAATAACTGTCAATGAGGAGAAGCTGATGAAAAATGCATACTTGTCTAAATTTTTGAGGTACTTATGGAAGATGAGAAAATGCAAGCGGCCTCCGGTGGTGTTAGTGAGCGCGTCAAATAGGTTGCGAACAGTGATCGCGTGCGCCATTGCAGGACAAGCTGGAGTGATCTTGGCAAATGCCTCTGGCCCGACCGTCCTCCTTCCATCGacctaaattcatcaagttttacaaaaaaatctGTGGATTGATGTCTGAGAAACAACTGAATTTGCCAAATTGGCAGGGCAACCATATCCAACCTGAATGGCCATTTGCGTGGGGCTCAAACAGAACATGGatccaccatcatcatcatcatcattgcCGTCATGGAGGAAGCCAGATGACATTTTCTATCATATACGTATCGATCATGATCAGTGTTGCGCATGATGAATGAACAGCAAGATGTTTATTGGGGATTGGCAAATCGGGTGTTCACCTGCAACGCGGCGTCCGTCTCGTCATCGGGCGCTTCCCAGGCGAGCATCATATCATAGGTGAGCGAGTGGAACTCGCTGTCGGCGAGGTGGTCATGGCGCCTGGTCTCGACGCGCAGGGCAATGTAGGAGCAGTACTCCACGAGGCTCCTGGCGTACACCAGCGGCTGGCCCCCTTGCTCCGGCTCGAatcgcagcagcagctgctccaCCGGCACGCCGGCGATCCTGCGCCACgccacgatcgatcgatcactcgGACATTGATTGGATTAGGTTCAGACGACGCGATGGACAGACATACCGGGCGCATCGGTGgacgacggaggcggcggtgggcgagaggggagggatgTGGTactcggccgccgccatggccgcgcccTTACtcctgtcgtcgtcgtcgccgccgcctccgccgccgtcgacggggCGGCCGAAGAGGCCCTCAAGGAGACCCATCTGCGGCGGAAGGCCGCATCGTCGTCGTGgcccgcgtcgccgtcacgccggcCGCTTAAGGCAAGGTAGGATTTGGTtgcgtggcgtggcgtgcTGTGCTTTGGACGGATGCTTGCGATGCAAACGCAATGCAAATGCGTGCCCTTCTCACGGACGGTTAGTTAGGCGCGCGCGAGGCTCCGCCGGACTCGCGCGTCCAGTCAGCCACCCCGTGTGCAAATTTCCCTGCAGAGTTATCCgataaaagtttgaattttgaatccaGTATTTTAAGTCCAGAGgatctaaaatttcaaattcaaattgttttcGTAAAtgtatatactctctccaatTCCATAATATTTgtcgtttgaaaaaaaaacaaggtcttcaaaatatatatacaaatatcaACAaccatatgattttatttaagtAAATATTGTAAAAGTTATTACAGTTAAAGGTCAACCGTTTAACCTTATCCTGTCTAAAATGAAGTATTATGAAACTGGTAATtgtttatgaatataaaaaataaaatatattagtataccACCCGCATGACTAAACGTTGAGTAGAATATAgagttcataaaaaaaatgaactgcACAAAGAAATCCATACGGGTAGATAGGCAGAGCAGAGTCCTgacgtttttttaaaaaaaaaaaaataatcgtaCGTAACGACAATGATGCCAATCTTATTATCATCTCCGACATCATAGGAAAAACACTCAAAACATACAGCGGCTACGAGAAAATTTTGCAGGCATGAATAGAAACCACCTGTCATACTACATGGCATCGATGGTGATAATGGAGTTCTATTTCTCCGCATTTACCAGCTCAGATCTATGTAACGAAAGGCACCCTGCAAACTGCAGGTACAGTAATTAAATTGTCTCCCAAACATGGGACTGAGTGTAACAAGCATATAGGTTTTGTTTTGCCACTTGGAACCCAGCAAAATGGCACTACGCAGACACCGTGTTTAGCGATCATCATCACTTCACAAGGCAGATCTTGATAACAGATGCGACGCCAATACGGTGGAGAGCAACAACAGCATCGCCAGGCTTGCACAACTTCTTCTGTACAGCTGACTTCATGGCAGCATCAAGTATGACCTCCGTCGACTCCGAATCGGTGGCCTTAGCAGACCCCTCAGCCAGGAGAGGAACAAGACCTCTGTAGATCAGGCTGTGCCTTGCTGGACCCTCGGAGCTGATTGTCCAGTCGAAGGAATCGGTTGTCAACACAGGGACAACCACGGAGAGGATTGGAACGCTGGGCCGGTACTTGGCGACCAGCTTCGCGGTGGTGCCACCACGAGTCAAGACAACGATCAGTGCAGCCTTGGCCTTGTTGGCTGTACGTACAGCAGAGGATGCCAGAGACTCCAATGGGCTCATGGGAAGGGGCGCGGACCTGATCATCTCCTTGAAGACAGCCTCATAGTCTAGGGAAGACTCTGCCTCAATACATATACGTGCCATGATCTTCACAGCCACCTCAGGGTATGCTCCAGCAGCACTCTCTCCACTGAGCATGACGCAGTCAGTTCCATCAAGAACAGCATTTGCAACGTCAGTGGCCTCAGCACGAGTTGGACGCGGCGATTTGATCATCGATTCAAGCATTTGAGTAGCAGTCACAACAGGCTTGCCAGCAAGGTTGCACTTGTAAATCATCATCTTCTGTGCAAGGAATATCTTCTCCACTGGGATCTCCATTCCAAGATCACCTCTAGCAACCATAAATGCATCAGTTTCCCTTAAGATCTCATCGAAGTTTACAACACCCTCTTGGTTCTCAACCTAAAAATAGGGAAAAGTTTAAGAAAGCAATCAAACCCACAAGAACATAACCAACATGGCAAAATTACCAACCACACATATGCACCTCATCACcctgaatatattttatctcatAGCAGTAACACAGATAACCATTTATTAACAATGATTCTCTGAACGTTTCAGGGAACTCTTGTAATCCCTTGACCGTTTTGATTCTTTAGAACAACTCGAGGGGATAACCCCTCGTTTTatgtatgtcatctaaatggttatgaaaaaattcgacaagataaattaatatgtaatatcactacacaaacatgcaagatCATATTTGACTTCTACAAGtcacaataaaaaaccaaatatcacatattaatctctatcttgtcaaaaaatttcatGACTATTTGGAAATTGGatgacatgaaaaaacaaGATGACATCCCTTCGAGGGATTAGAATTCATTTCCAAACATTCCAAGAGTATAACAAAGCAAATGGATACAAGATTTCAGTTAACAGCAAAGTTGAATATTTTAATGCATATCAAGAAACGAAGTAAACCTTATCAGTGAAAGTACAAGGGAGATCAAGCAAAGCTGCTATTTGTAAAAACAGATTATCTGAAACTAGTAGTCCAAGCACATagaaaaggaacaaaattGCATCTTGCCTAATAT
This window harbors:
- the LOC102705906 gene encoding uncharacterized protein LOC102705906, translating into MGLLEGLFGRPVDGGGGGGDDDDRSKGAAMAAAEYHIPPLSPTAASVVHRCARIAGVPVEQLLLRFEPEQGGQPLVYARSLVEYCSYIALRVETRRHDHLADSEFHSLTYDMMLAWEAPDDETDAALQKMSSGFLHDGNDDDDDGGSMFCLSPTQMAIQVDGRRTVGPEAFAKITPACPAMAHAITVRNLFDALTNTTGGRLHFLIFHKYLKNLDKVLRFAQRISGGHKAPALQLSDGEVILDIYGAATTKPILQHIGTSIWPGRLTLTTHALYFEPVSVDFSYNEAVVYDLSRDLKQSIKRESTGPWGAQLFDKAVMYKASSTREPVFFEFPQFKGHTRRDYWFAIIKEVLHAHKFIRKYRLINLHKAEALSVATLGILRYRTVKEGFHILPAHFKTTLAFNLAEKLPKGDKILEALYGQLQRHSSRFRGDEDFAQSSFDELTLADPFPLSAYTLVAMGLLTLKEDDNLEERDLTFRDVQTGGTSSVQMALERSVGYSGRVEAARATLDQVKVEDIDTNVAVLKELLFPLIEIGKRILFLAEWEDPLKSYVFLFCLLFTVYRGWIWYLFPGFLLSSAFFMLWQRHIGNGQMIGAFEVTTPPRRRTVEQLLALQQAISQLEAHVQAGNIFLLKLRCLMLAAFPQSTNKVAAAMLVASAIFAYLPLRSILLLILLEAYTRHMPVRKKSSEKLVRRLREWWLRIPAAPVQLLRPPDTRRWRSRLRSR
- the LOC102719105 gene encoding pyruvate kinase, cytosolic isozyme, whose translation is MANIDMGKILADLEAGVADTRLPKTKLVCTLGPASRSVPMLEKLLRAGMNVARFNFSHGTHEYHQETLDNLRQAMHNTGVLCAVMLDTKGPEIRTGFLKDGKPVKLTKGQEVTVTTDYGIKGDENMISMSYKKLPVDVKPGNVILCADGTISLTVLTCDPEAGTVRCRCENTAMLGERKNCNLPGIVVDLPTLTEKDKEDILGWGVPNDIDMIALSFVRKGSDLVTVRQLLGQHAKRIKLMSKVENQEGVVNFDEILRETDAFMVARGDLGMEIPVEKIFLAQKMMIYKCNLAGKPVVTATQMLESMIKSPRPTRAEATDVANAVLDGTDCVMLSGESAAGAYPEVAVKIMARICIEAESSLDYEAVFKEMIRSAPLPMSPLESLASSAVRTANKAKAALIVVLTRGGTTAKLVAKYRPSVPILSVVVPVLTTDSFDWTISSEGPARHSLIYRGLVPLLAEGSAKATDSESTEVILDAAMKSAVQKKLCKPGDAVVALHRIGVASVIKICLVK